A region from the Mesorhizobium sp. J8 genome encodes:
- a CDS encoding carbohydrate kinase family protein, whose product MPQYDVSSIGFYVLDILGRPVSRIPEGGRADYIEEIRMTVAGTAGATGMDCAILGLKTRAVTTLGTDDMGDWFLAKLKKYGLETSLVRRDGSVQTSSTILPVRPNGERPALHVPGTAALFEVADADLDAALDATVVHVGGTGLLKRFDGEPTVKLLKRAKELGRVTTFDLIQATPETWKLVEPCLPYIDYFVPSIDEAGEMAHDRDPARVAAFFKTRGVKNCILTLGAGGVHVSPEHGEDFHLPAFEVQVFDTTGCGDSFTAGIIVGIVKGWDLKQSARFASAVAAKVAMGLGSDGKLVSFDDTIAAMNSLPVKTSKVEAA is encoded by the coding sequence ATGCCCCAATACGACGTCAGCTCGATCGGTTTCTACGTCCTCGACATCCTGGGGCGGCCGGTCTCGCGCATCCCCGAAGGCGGCCGCGCCGACTATATCGAGGAGATCCGCATGACCGTCGCCGGCACCGCCGGCGCAACCGGCATGGACTGTGCCATTCTCGGCCTGAAGACGCGCGCCGTCACCACGCTCGGCACCGACGATATGGGCGACTGGTTTCTCGCCAAGCTGAAGAAATACGGCCTGGAGACGAGCCTCGTGCGCCGCGACGGCAGCGTCCAGACCTCGTCCACCATCCTGCCGGTGCGGCCGAACGGCGAGCGCCCCGCCTTGCATGTGCCGGGCACCGCCGCCCTGTTCGAGGTCGCCGATGCCGATCTCGATGCCGCGCTCGACGCGACCGTCGTCCATGTCGGCGGCACCGGCCTCTTGAAGCGCTTCGACGGCGAACCGACCGTCAAGCTTCTGAAGCGCGCCAAGGAGCTTGGCCGCGTCACTACCTTCGATCTGATCCAGGCGACGCCGGAGACCTGGAAGCTGGTCGAGCCATGCCTTCCTTACATCGACTATTTCGTGCCCAGCATCGACGAAGCCGGCGAGATGGCGCATGACCGCGATCCGGCCCGCGTCGCCGCTTTCTTCAAGACGAGAGGCGTGAAGAATTGCATCCTGACGCTCGGCGCCGGCGGCGTCCATGTCTCGCCCGAACATGGCGAGGATTTCCATCTGCCTGCCTTCGAGGTCCAGGTCTTCGACACCACGGGCTGCGGCGATTCCTTCACGGCCGGCATTATCGTCGGCATCGTCAAGGGCTGGGATTTGAAACAGTCCGCGCGTTTTGCCAGCGCGGTCGCCGCCAAGGTGGCGATGGGGCTGGGCTCCGACGGCAAACTCGTTTCATTCGACGACACGATCGCGGCGATGAATTCGCTGCCGGTCAAGACATCAAAGGTGGAAGCAGCATGA
- a CDS encoding SDR family NAD(P)-dependent oxidoreductase has translation MTILPEAKGKTALVTGASRGIGRALAKGLAEAGFDVAITDLPSQAAELDVTKGEIEAAGRKAYVYTMDVSKKKDIEATAQALLEAAGSIDVLVNNAGILKPSLLQDLDEANWDAHFDVNAKGVLMMCQAVLPHMRARKSGRVINIASIAGRQGVPTQGHYAATKAVVITLTRVLAQEVGMDGITVNAICPGIILTEMGKNNLGSEAAIRHWEEVAALKRLGAPEDIIGPVLFFASDLSAFVTGQALNVDGGIYYH, from the coding sequence ATGACCATTCTTCCTGAGGCCAAGGGCAAGACGGCTCTCGTCACCGGCGCCAGCCGCGGCATCGGCAGGGCGCTCGCGAAAGGCCTCGCCGAAGCCGGCTTCGACGTCGCCATCACCGATCTGCCCTCGCAGGCGGCGGAACTCGACGTCACCAAGGGCGAGATCGAGGCCGCCGGCCGCAAGGCATATGTCTATACGATGGATGTCAGCAAGAAGAAGGACATCGAAGCGACCGCGCAGGCACTGCTTGAAGCGGCCGGCAGCATCGACGTGCTGGTCAATAATGCCGGCATCCTGAAACCCAGCCTGCTGCAGGATCTCGACGAGGCCAATTGGGACGCGCATTTCGACGTCAACGCCAAGGGCGTGCTGATGATGTGCCAGGCGGTGCTCCCGCATATGCGTGCCAGGAAGTCGGGCAGGGTGATCAACATCGCCTCCATCGCCGGCCGGCAGGGCGTGCCGACGCAGGGCCACTACGCCGCGACCAAGGCGGTGGTGATCACGCTGACTCGCGTGCTAGCGCAGGAAGTCGGCATGGACGGCATCACCGTCAACGCCATCTGCCCCGGCATCATCCTGACCGAGATGGGCAAGAACAATCTGGGCAGCGAAGCGGCGATCCGCCATTGGGAGGAGGTTGCGGCGCTGAAGCGCCTCGGCGCGCCCGAGGACATCATCGGTCCGGTGCTGTTCTTCGCCTCCGATCTGTCGGCCTTCGTCACCGGCCAGGCGCTCAACGTCGACGGCGGTATCTACTACCACTGA
- a CDS encoding HAL/PAL/TAL family ammonia-lyase, which translates to MTARVIVLDARPLGTEDVAEIARRNARLVLGEEAMRRIRASRALIEHLTKLGKPLYGVTTGLGACVDTPLAEADLIAFQHSVPLSHSMGAGPSLPTEAVRALIVARICGMAAGGTGTSEGVVLGLLAALNAGVHPVIPSWGSVGAADLAPLGHLARALRGDGESEYQGRIMPSAEALKLAGLEPLDLREKDGHAIIVANSLSTGTACLALEEVACLVDWSLAAVALNYEAFRASLKAIDEDALAARPAFGQREIGARLRAELAGSGLWRDNAARRLQDPLSFRCVPQVWGGLLHAYEQAKLATEIELGHSGDNPVILPEAERVVSNGNFDLTAFTLTWESLGQALAHCAVGTANRSMKLMSPTVAELPRFLSARGGSRQGYAELQKPVAALEAEIRHLANPMSLSPLAISDGVEDQSSMAPRVVAKTAGIIERLRYLVAMELIFAATGVELRGVLDSMGEGPRRSYEAVRALVAPLDDDREMSADMARVARMVAGPRL; encoded by the coding sequence ATGACAGCCAGAGTGATCGTCCTCGACGCCAGGCCGCTCGGCACGGAAGATGTCGCGGAGATCGCGCGGCGCAATGCCCGGCTCGTGCTCGGCGAGGAAGCCATGCGCCGCATCCGCGCAAGCCGCGCCCTAATCGAGCATCTCACCAAGCTCGGCAAGCCGCTCTACGGCGTCACCACCGGGCTCGGCGCCTGTGTCGACACGCCGCTCGCCGAGGCCGACCTGATCGCCTTCCAGCACAGCGTGCCGCTCAGCCACTCGATGGGCGCCGGCCCGTCGCTGCCCACCGAGGCGGTGCGGGCGCTGATTGTGGCACGCATCTGCGGCATGGCGGCGGGCGGCACCGGCACCTCGGAGGGCGTGGTGCTCGGACTGCTCGCCGCGCTCAACGCCGGCGTCCATCCGGTCATTCCGAGCTGGGGATCGGTGGGCGCCGCGGACCTCGCGCCGCTCGGCCATCTGGCGCGGGCGCTGCGCGGCGACGGCGAGAGCGAATATCAGGGCCGGATCATGCCGTCGGCCGAGGCGCTGAAGCTCGCCGGGCTGGAGCCGCTCGACCTGCGCGAAAAGGACGGCCACGCCATCATCGTCGCCAACAGTCTTTCGACCGGAACGGCCTGTCTGGCGCTCGAAGAGGTCGCGTGCCTGGTCGACTGGTCGCTGGCGGCTGTCGCTCTCAACTACGAGGCATTCCGCGCGTCGCTCAAGGCGATCGACGAGGACGCGCTGGCGGCGCGGCCGGCCTTCGGCCAGCGCGAGATCGGCGCGCGGCTAAGGGCGGAACTTGCGGGCAGCGGGTTGTGGCGGGACAATGCCGCGCGGCGACTGCAGGATCCGCTCAGCTTCCGCTGCGTGCCGCAAGTGTGGGGCGGCCTGTTGCATGCCTATGAGCAGGCGAAGCTGGCGACCGAGATCGAGCTCGGCCACTCCGGTGACAATCCGGTCATCCTGCCCGAGGCCGAGCGCGTCGTCTCCAACGGCAATTTCGACCTCACCGCCTTCACGCTGACCTGGGAAAGCCTCGGCCAGGCGCTGGCGCATTGCGCGGTCGGCACCGCCAACCGCTCGATGAAGCTGATGTCGCCGACGGTGGCGGAACTGCCGCGCTTCCTGTCGGCCCGGGGCGGTAGCCGCCAGGGATACGCCGAACTGCAGAAGCCGGTTGCCGCGCTCGAGGCGGAAATCCGGCACCTCGCCAATCCAATGTCGCTCAGCCCCCTTGCCATCTCCGACGGCGTCGAAGACCAGTCGTCGATGGCGCCGCGCGTGGTGGCCAAGACGGCGGGAATCATCGAGCGCCTGCGCTACCTGGTGGCGATGGAGCTGATCTTCGCCGCCACCGGCGTGGAGTTGCGCGGCGTGCTGGACTCGATGGGCGAAGGTCCGCGGCGCAGCTATGAGGCCGTGCGGGCGCTCGTCGCCCCGCTCGACGACGACCGCGAGATGAGCGCCGACATGGCGCGCGTCGCCAGGATGGTCGCGGGGCCGCGGCTGTAG
- a CDS encoding carboxymuconolactone decarboxylase family protein, giving the protein MTVRLDPLAAAPSLMKEWQRASLAISGSLDPALAELIEIRSSQINGCANCINMHSTYARERGETEQRIYLLSAWREAPCYTDRERAALGWTEALTRICEGHTHEAAYEALKPHFSEEERVKLTLMINIINGWNRIAVGFGGFVDPAAIKASNKAAANKAAAA; this is encoded by the coding sequence ATGACTGTCAGACTTGACCCCCTTGCCGCCGCCCCTTCGCTGATGAAGGAGTGGCAGCGCGCTTCGCTCGCCATTTCCGGCAGCCTCGATCCGGCGCTTGCCGAGCTTATCGAGATCCGATCCTCGCAGATCAATGGTTGCGCCAACTGCATCAACATGCATTCGACCTATGCCCGCGAGCGCGGCGAGACCGAGCAGCGCATCTATCTGTTGTCGGCTTGGCGCGAGGCGCCGTGCTATACCGATCGAGAGCGCGCCGCGCTCGGCTGGACCGAAGCGCTGACCAGGATTTGCGAAGGCCATACGCATGAAGCGGCCTATGAAGCGCTGAAGCCGCATTTCTCCGAGGAGGAACGCGTGAAGCTCACATTGATGATCAACATAATCAATGGCTGGAACCGCATCGCTGTCGGCTTCGGCGGCTTTGTCGATCCGGCGGCCATCAAGGCATCCAACAAGGCGGCTGCCAACAAGGCTGCCGCGGCTTGA
- a CDS encoding sigma-70 family RNA polymerase sigma factor, whose protein sequence is MRVAYRMLGSVADAEDVVQEAFIRWMRTERAEVRQPEAFLRRTVTRLCLDQLKSARRRRETYVGPWLPEPLVEEDEAEDVTLPLMLALERLSPLERAAFLLHDVFGLQFEEVAAEIEREPAACRQLAARAREHVREARPRFKVENQRGLEIAEAFFNASRSGDMKALGAMLSADVTAHADGGGKRPAATEPALGFEAVMTQYAVVAAWLKDNPSTLIRYGFINGLPGFVTQEVDGELQTTALDIEDGKIAAIYVMRNPDKLRHLHQLQ, encoded by the coding sequence ATGCGGGTCGCCTACCGCATGCTGGGCTCTGTCGCCGATGCCGAGGATGTGGTGCAGGAGGCCTTCATCCGCTGGATGCGGACCGAGCGCGCCGAGGTGCGCCAGCCCGAGGCGTTCCTGCGCCGCACGGTAACCAGGCTTTGCCTTGACCAGCTCAAATCCGCGCGCCGTCGGCGCGAGACCTATGTCGGCCCGTGGTTGCCCGAGCCGCTTGTGGAGGAAGACGAGGCGGAGGACGTCACCTTGCCGCTGATGCTGGCGCTTGAGCGGCTTTCGCCGCTCGAGCGCGCCGCCTTTCTGCTGCATGATGTGTTCGGCCTGCAGTTCGAAGAAGTCGCGGCGGAGATCGAGCGCGAACCCGCCGCTTGCCGCCAACTCGCGGCCAGAGCGCGTGAGCATGTCCGCGAGGCGCGGCCGCGCTTCAAGGTCGAGAACCAGCGCGGGCTGGAGATCGCCGAGGCCTTCTTCAACGCGTCGCGCAGTGGCGACATGAAAGCGCTCGGCGCGATGCTCAGCGCCGACGTCACCGCCCACGCCGACGGCGGCGGCAAGCGCCCGGCGGCGACTGAGCCGGCGCTCGGCTTCGAGGCCGTCATGACGCAATACGCGGTCGTGGCGGCGTGGCTGAAGGACAATCCCTCGACGCTCATCCGCTACGGCTTCATCAACGGCCTGCCCGGCTTCGTCACGCAGGAGGTCGATGGTGAGCTCCAGACCACGGCGCTCGACATCGAGGACGGCAAGATCGCGGCGATCTATGTCATGCGCAACCCCGACAAGCTGCGGCATCTGCATCAGCTGCAATAG
- a CDS encoding ABC transporter substrate-binding protein, translating to MINRRSTLKSMALGAVSTLALAALGISSAQAENKELKIGFVGVTSGPAAAWGTSNVRSMQTRAAWINETGGVKIGNDTYNINIVTFDDQKDPKRAIAGMEKMAQEGVHYVVGPNVDDGAAAVRPVAEANGIIYFPYAFPKALYQKPASNAVLGMIANYQSGPAIYKYLKENKGVKKIAFVAANESDPLSQRDSGVEAAKALGLEIVAQNDTYQNDTRDFTPVLTPIVALKPDLLVLSGVAPANAPLLIRAARELGYEGLISTETAQDAKVLEEGAGEYANGFISVGGASTPEIASDAMKEFVARYTKMFGEYNDESNTKVYALEYIIETLKANPAAINDVAEFKKTMDTFSAPNPFLKGDAKLSYVGTTSFGQKRQLSVPMVVNEYKDGAFQTLFVGSVD from the coding sequence ATGATCAACCGTCGCTCGACTCTGAAATCAATGGCGCTCGGCGCCGTCTCGACCCTGGCGCTCGCCGCTCTCGGCATTTCTTCCGCGCAGGCTGAAAACAAGGAACTGAAAATCGGCTTCGTCGGCGTCACCAGCGGCCCCGCCGCCGCCTGGGGCACCTCGAACGTGCGCTCGATGCAGACCCGTGCCGCCTGGATCAACGAGACCGGTGGCGTCAAGATCGGCAACGACACCTACAACATCAACATCGTCACTTTCGACGACCAGAAGGACCCCAAGCGCGCCATTGCCGGCATGGAGAAGATGGCGCAGGAAGGCGTCCACTATGTCGTCGGGCCGAATGTCGATGACGGCGCCGCCGCGGTCCGCCCCGTCGCCGAGGCCAACGGCATCATTTACTTCCCCTACGCCTTCCCCAAAGCGCTTTACCAGAAGCCGGCCTCCAATGCCGTGCTCGGCATGATCGCCAACTATCAGTCCGGTCCGGCGATCTACAAATACCTCAAGGAAAACAAAGGTGTGAAGAAGATCGCCTTTGTCGCGGCCAATGAATCCGATCCGCTCAGCCAGCGCGACAGCGGCGTCGAGGCGGCGAAGGCGCTCGGCCTGGAGATCGTCGCCCAGAACGACACCTACCAGAACGACACCCGCGACTTCACCCCGGTGCTGACGCCGATCGTGGCGCTGAAGCCCGACCTGCTCGTCCTGTCGGGCGTGGCGCCCGCCAACGCGCCGCTCCTCATCCGCGCCGCCCGCGAGCTCGGCTATGAAGGCCTGATCTCGACGGAAACCGCGCAGGACGCCAAGGTCCTGGAAGAAGGCGCCGGCGAGTACGCCAACGGCTTCATCTCCGTCGGCGGCGCTTCGACGCCGGAGATCGCCTCGGACGCGATGAAGGAATTCGTCGCCCGCTACACCAAGATGTTCGGCGAATATAACGACGAGTCCAACACCAAGGTCTATGCGCTCGAATACATCATCGAGACCTTGAAGGCCAATCCTGCGGCCATCAACGACGTCGCCGAATTCAAGAAGACCATGGACACCTTCTCGGCGCCCAACCCCTTCCTGAAGGGCGACGCGAAGCTCAGCTATGTCGGCACGACGTCCTTCGGGCAGAAGCGCCAGCTGTCGGTGCCGATGGTGGTGAACGAGTACAAGGACGGCGCTTTCCAGACGCTGTTCGTCGGCTCCGTCGACTAG
- a CDS encoding branched-chain amino acid ABC transporter permease — MEQVIANGLYLGAQYALIALGLTLIFALMNVLNFAHGQMYVLGGFITYTVYGQLGLPFVVALLASGVTLAIIGALMEKFLFRTVIRRSHREESTMLLAAATAFFFDAVILLLFGEKQRGVPKIVKGVFNDAGIIMPYDRIVVGALAIVFIAAFVLYMQYSRVGRAMRALAQDRVAAQLMGVRVDRYSMIGFAMGAMLAGVVGGLLVTITGVNSGIGGPISIKAFLMVMIGGAGVVGGAIAGGFILGMMESVGLTVLREYGDVTYLVIFAALMVFLSVRPNGLMGKPWG; from the coding sequence ATGGAACAGGTCATCGCCAACGGATTGTATCTCGGTGCCCAATACGCGCTGATTGCGTTGGGGCTCACCTTGATCTTCGCCCTGATGAACGTGCTCAACTTCGCCCACGGCCAGATGTATGTGCTAGGCGGGTTCATCACCTACACCGTCTACGGCCAGCTCGGCCTGCCTTTCGTGGTCGCGCTGCTCGCCTCCGGCGTCACGCTCGCTATCATCGGCGCGCTGATGGAGAAATTCCTCTTCCGCACCGTCATCAGGCGCAGCCATCGCGAGGAGAGCACGATGCTGCTCGCCGCCGCGACCGCCTTCTTCTTCGATGCCGTCATCCTGCTTCTCTTCGGCGAGAAGCAGCGCGGCGTTCCCAAGATCGTCAAGGGCGTCTTCAACGATGCCGGCATCATCATGCCTTACGACCGCATCGTCGTCGGCGCGCTGGCGATCGTCTTCATCGCCGCTTTCGTGCTCTATATGCAGTACAGCCGGGTTGGCCGCGCCATGCGCGCGCTCGCCCAGGACCGCGTCGCCGCCCAGCTGATGGGCGTACGCGTCGACCGCTATTCGATGATCGGCTTCGCCATGGGCGCCATGCTGGCGGGTGTCGTCGGTGGGCTCCTGGTCACCATCACCGGCGTCAATTCCGGCATCGGCGGGCCCATTTCGATCAAGGCCTTCCTCATGGTGATGATCGGCGGCGCGGGCGTCGTCGGCGGAGCGATCGCCGGCGGCTTCATCCTCGGCATGATGGAATCGGTTGGCCTTACCGTGCTGCGCGAATATGGCGACGTGACCTATCTCGTCATTTTCGCCGCCCTGATGGTGTTCCTGTCGGTCCGTCCCAACGGGCTGATGGGCAAGCCGTGGGGTTGA
- a CDS encoding branched-chain amino acid ABC transporter permease yields MTRNRSTRIAAVVAFLAIVFIAVPVAISSSGRFDLYYTLTSVALLSIASAGVWLTFYIGRINIGQGAYALMGGYVSAILVMSHGWSFWLTLPVAGLFCAAASVLIGLPILRLRGVYFAMVTLVLTEVARLLALALPITNGAKGIVSIPLPGALSVFGLTIIPDFATLQNSRLAFYLLAVTLMVVCFAVMYRLVNSRIGRLCQSLQQNEELASSIGVNIAWLRVIAYAVSSFLGGVSGAIFAAISQSIYPSSFTVTDSVNFMLNCFLGGLGYVFGPMLGTLVLYFGWDLLFQTGEFQLLIYSGLMIVLMLVLPNGLLSLAETTRKKG; encoded by the coding sequence ATGACCCGCAATCGCAGCACCAGGATCGCCGCGGTCGTCGCTTTCCTCGCGATCGTCTTCATCGCTGTGCCGGTCGCGATCTCGTCGAGCGGCCGCTTCGACCTCTATTACACGCTGACCTCGGTGGCGCTGCTCAGCATTGCCAGCGCCGGCGTCTGGCTCACCTTCTACATCGGCCGCATCAACATCGGGCAGGGCGCCTATGCGCTGATGGGCGGCTACGTCTCGGCCATACTGGTGATGAGCCATGGCTGGTCGTTCTGGCTGACCTTGCCGGTGGCCGGGCTTTTCTGCGCCGCTGCCAGCGTGCTGATTGGCCTGCCGATCCTGCGCCTGCGTGGCGTCTATTTCGCCATGGTCACGCTGGTGCTGACCGAGGTGGCGCGACTGCTTGCGCTGGCGCTGCCGATTACCAACGGCGCCAAGGGCATCGTCAGCATTCCGCTGCCCGGCGCGTTGTCGGTCTTCGGCCTGACGATCATTCCGGATTTCGCCACGCTGCAGAATTCGCGGCTCGCCTTCTATCTGCTGGCGGTCACGCTGATGGTGGTCTGCTTCGCGGTCATGTACCGGCTCGTCAATTCGCGCATCGGCAGGCTTTGCCAATCGCTGCAGCAGAATGAGGAGCTGGCCTCCTCGATCGGCGTCAACATCGCCTGGCTGCGCGTCATCGCCTATGCCGTCTCCTCCTTCCTCGGCGGCGTTTCCGGCGCCATCTTCGCCGCCATCTCCCAGTCGATCTACCCGTCGAGCTTCACCGTTACCGATTCCGTCAACTTCATGCTGAACTGCTTCCTCGGCGGCCTCGGCTATGTGTTCGGTCCGATGCTCGGCACGCTGGTGCTCTATTTCGGCTGGGACCTTCTGTTCCAGACCGGCGAGTTCCAATTGCTCATCTATTCCGGCCTGATGATCGTCCTGATGCTGGTGCTGCCCAACGGTCTGCTCAGCCTTGCCGAAACGACCCGGAAGAAGGGTTGA
- a CDS encoding ABC transporter ATP-binding protein, with amino-acid sequence MAEMLEVSGITKRFGGLVAVNNVSFSVREKEILSVIGPNGAGKSTLFKLISSFLRPTTGEVRLKGERISGLAPHIAARRGVVRTFQETTIFKNMSVRDNVIIAHHPRSRASLLGFFLGTGTAKADEAAFGQSADEILALLGLSSLANETARNLPHGHLRALGIAIGLATNPSILLLDEPFAGMNHDETMRMVEMVRRLRERGLTILLVEHDMPAVMKISDRLVVLNFGQKIAEGTPSEIQADEKVIEAYLGSEDEAIGL; translated from the coding sequence ATGGCCGAAATGCTCGAGGTCTCCGGCATCACCAAGCGCTTCGGCGGTCTGGTTGCGGTCAACAACGTCTCCTTCTCCGTGCGCGAGAAGGAGATCCTGTCGGTGATCGGTCCGAACGGCGCCGGCAAGTCGACGCTGTTCAAGCTGATCTCGTCGTTCCTCAGGCCGACCACCGGCGAGGTGCGCCTGAAGGGCGAACGCATCTCCGGTCTCGCTCCGCACATCGCCGCCCGCAGGGGCGTGGTGCGCACCTTCCAGGAGACCACGATCTTCAAGAACATGAGCGTGCGTGACAACGTCATCATCGCGCACCATCCGCGCTCCAGGGCGAGCCTCCTCGGCTTCTTTCTCGGCACCGGTACGGCAAAGGCCGACGAAGCGGCCTTCGGCCAATCCGCCGACGAAATCCTGGCGCTGCTCGGCCTCTCCTCGCTCGCCAATGAGACCGCCCGCAACCTGCCGCATGGCCATTTGCGGGCGCTGGGCATCGCCATCGGCCTGGCCACCAACCCTTCCATCCTGCTGCTCGACGAGCCCTTCGCCGGCATGAACCACGACGAGACCATGCGCATGGTCGAGATGGTGCGGCGCTTGCGCGAGCGCGGCCTGACCATCCTTCTGGTCGAGCACGACATGCCGGCCGTGATGAAGATCTCGGACCGTCTGGTGGTGCTCAATTTCGGGCAGAAGATCGCCGAGGGAACGCCGTCGGAAATCCAGGCCGACGAGAAGGTGATCGAAGCCTATCTCGGCAGCGAAGACGAGGCGATCGGCTTATGA
- a CDS encoding ABC transporter ATP-binding protein, which yields MNQILNFANVELYYDHVYALKGVSLEVNEGETVALIGANGAGKSSILRAITGLRKIRSGEIQYNGKRIDGAGPDEIVKMGIAMVPEGRRVFPFMSVRDNLLMGAFTRTSKAEIAATMEMVLGRFPRLKERFSQAAGTMSGGEQQMLVIGRALMAKPKLLLLDEPSLGVAPKLVQDIARSIVAINRDEKVSVLLVEQNSRMALRISQRAYALTTGSVALSGNSAELLTDDRVKRLYLGGEI from the coding sequence ATGAACCAGATCCTGAACTTCGCCAATGTCGAGCTCTACTACGATCACGTCTATGCGCTGAAGGGCGTCTCGCTCGAGGTCAATGAGGGGGAGACCGTCGCGCTGATCGGCGCCAACGGCGCCGGCAAATCATCGATCCTTCGCGCCATCACCGGCCTGCGCAAGATCAGGTCCGGCGAAATCCAATACAACGGCAAGCGCATCGACGGCGCCGGGCCTGACGAGATCGTCAAGATGGGCATCGCCATGGTACCCGAGGGCCGCCGCGTCTTCCCCTTCATGTCGGTCCGGGACAATCTCCTGATGGGCGCCTTCACGCGCACCAGCAAGGCCGAGATCGCGGCGACGATGGAGATGGTGCTGGGGCGCTTTCCCCGACTCAAGGAGCGCTTCTCGCAGGCCGCCGGCACGATGAGCGGCGGCGAGCAGCAGATGCTGGTCATCGGCCGCGCCTTGATGGCGAAGCCGAAGCTGCTGCTGCTCGACGAGCCGTCGCTCGGCGTCGCGCCAAAGCTTGTCCAGGACATCGCCCGCTCGATCGTCGCCATCAACCGCGACGAGAAGGTCAGCGTCCTTCTGGTCGAGCAGAATTCGCGCATGGCGCTGCGCATCTCGCAGCGCGCCTATGCGCTGACCACCGGCAGTGTCGCTCTGAGCGGCAATTCCGCCGAATTGCTGACCGACGACCGGGTCAAGCGTCTTTATCTCGGCGGCGAGATCTGA
- a CDS encoding aspartate/glutamate racemase family protein, protein MRILVINPNTTQSMTAKIGEAAASVASEATQIVAVNPADGPPSIEGYFDEVFAIPGIIAEMGKAPADAYVIACFDDTGLDAARCATEAPVIGIGEAAFHMASLVAGKFSVVTTLARSVPAIEHNLAKYGLASRCAKVRSSDVAVLELERPGSNARHRISQEIARAISEDKAEAIVLGCAGMADLAHSLSEEHGVPVLDGVVCAVTLAESLFKVGLKTSKIGGYAAPRGKRFAGMFAPLSPSQAEIV, encoded by the coding sequence ATGCGCATTCTCGTCATCAATCCCAACACCACCCAATCGATGACCGCCAAGATCGGCGAGGCTGCGGCAAGCGTTGCGTCCGAGGCCACCCAGATCGTCGCCGTCAATCCGGCCGACGGCCCGCCGAGCATCGAGGGTTATTTCGACGAGGTCTTCGCCATTCCGGGCATCATCGCGGAAATGGGCAAGGCGCCTGCCGATGCCTATGTCATCGCCTGCTTCGACGATACCGGCCTCGATGCCGCCCGCTGCGCCACCGAGGCTCCGGTGATCGGCATCGGCGAGGCGGCGTTCCACATGGCGAGCCTTGTCGCCGGCAAGTTCAGCGTCGTCACCACGCTTGCCCGCTCGGTGCCGGCGATCGAGCACAATCTGGCGAAATACGGCCTCGCCTCGCGCTGCGCCAAGGTGCGCTCGTCGGACGTCGCCGTGCTCGAGCTCGAACGTCCGGGCTCGAATGCCAGGCACCGGATATCGCAGGAGATCGCGCGCGCCATCAGCGAGGACAAGGCCGAAGCGATCGTGCTCGGTTGCGCCGGCATGGCCGACCTTGCGCACAGCCTGTCCGAGGAGCATGGCGTTCCGGTGCTGGACGGGGTCGTCTGCGCCGTCACGCTGGCCGAGAGCCTGTTCAAGGTCGGTTTGAAGACATCGAAGATTGGCGGCTATGCCGCGCCGCGCGGCAAGCGGTTCGCCGGCATGTTCGCGCCGCTGTCGCCCTCGCAAGCGGAAATCGTTTAG
- a CDS encoding GntR family transcriptional regulator, translated as MLTVLREEDRDDKPAARWSPIYYGLRDAIVSHRLAPGTKLPEDELASIYSVSRTVVRAALQALAHDRLARLEPNRGAFVAQPSKIEAREVFEARALIEPKVAALAARAAVPSDIAQLRAHLEKEHEALHDGRDSDAIMLSARFHVGIAEIAAHSVFTNFVRDLVSHSSLIIALYWKRRDATCEKHAHHALVDAIEAGNSADAAALMNSHLVDLLSGLDLTDKVEKSDSLADLLRA; from the coding sequence ATGTTGACGGTACTCAGGGAAGAAGATCGAGACGACAAGCCGGCGGCGCGCTGGTCGCCGATCTACTATGGGCTGAGGGATGCCATCGTCAGCCACCGCCTCGCCCCGGGCACCAAATTGCCGGAGGACGAGTTGGCCTCGATCTATTCGGTGAGCCGCACCGTCGTGCGCGCCGCACTGCAGGCGCTTGCGCATGACCGGCTGGCACGGCTGGAGCCCAATCGCGGCGCCTTCGTCGCGCAGCCGTCGAAAATCGAGGCGCGGGAAGTGTTCGAGGCGAGGGCGCTGATCGAACCAAAGGTGGCGGCGCTCGCCGCCAGGGCGGCGGTGCCGTCCGACATCGCGCAATTGCGGGCGCATCTGGAGAAAGAGCACGAGGCGCTCCATGACGGCCGCGACAGCGACGCCATCATGCTGTCGGCGCGCTTCCATGTCGGCATCGCCGAGATCGCCGCGCATTCGGTGTTCACCAATTTTGTCCGCGACCTCGTCTCGCACTCCTCGCTGATCATCGCGCTTTACTGGAAGCGCCGCGACGCGACCTGCGAGAAGCATGCGCACCACGCCCTGGTCGATGCGATCGAGGCCGGCAACAGCGCCGACGCTGCTGCCCTGATGAACAGCCACCTGGTTGACCTGCTTTCCGGCCTCGACCTCACCGACAAGGTGGAGAAGTCGGACAGCCTGGCGGATCTGCTGCGCGCCTAG